The region CGAGGAGCGCGGCGACGTCAGGGTGGGGCAGGACATGCACGCGGTCACCCTCGATCCGGGCGGCGCGCGTGCCGCCGTCGACCCGGATGGTCGCGAGCCTCACGACGCCGTCCCCGCCAGCCGCCGTCGCAGCGCGGTGAGGCTCCCGCCGCGGGTCATCTTGCTGGGCAACTGGTGGCCGACGATGTCCTCGGCGAGCCAGGCGCACTCGATGAGCCGGTCCAGATCGATGCCGGTCTCGATGCCCATCTCCTCGCACAGGAAAACGAATTCCTCGGTGCACAGGTTGCCGGCGGCGCCGCTGTGCGCCGCGAACGGGCAGCCGCCCAGCCCGGCGCATGCGGTGTCGAACTCCGCGACGCCGAGCTGCAGCGCCGCGTAGGCGTTCGCGACCGCGAGCCCGCGGGTGTCGTGCAGATGCAGGCCGAGCGTCAGGTCCGGCCAGCGCTCGCGGACCGCGCCGACGACCCGCTGGATGTCGCGCGGGGTCGCGTGCCCGACCGTGTCCGCGAGATAGACCGAGGAGAGGCGTACGTCGAACTCCGCGGCGAGTTCGAGGATGCGCGCCACCATCCGGACGGTGAGCTCGACGGGGATGTCGCCTTCGTAGTTGCAGCCGAAGGCGGTCATGACGTAGCCCCACTCGACCGGCACGCCCGCCTCCCGGTAGCGGGCCAGCCACCGGCGCTGCTCCTCGATGGTCTCCTCGCGCCCCATGCCGGTGTTCGCGCGCGCGAACGTGTCCGACGCGGTGACCCGGATCGCGCCGATCACATCGGCGGTGCTCGCCAGCGCTCGCTCCAGCCCCTTCAGGTTCAGCCACAAGCCGGTGTACCGGACCCCCGGCTTGCGCCGGATCCGGGCGAGCACCTCCTCGGCGTCGGCCATCTGCGGCACCCGTTTGGGATTCACGAACGACACGCAGTCGATCTTGCGGACACCGGTTTCCGCGAGCGCCTCGATGAACTCGACCTTGCGCTCGGTGCTGATCGGCCCCTTCTCGATCTGGAACCCCTCGCGGGGGCCCTCTTCGTTGATCTTCACTCGGCCCGGCAGATCGCTCACCGTCTTGCCTCCTCGACGCGTGTCCCCCCCGCGGCCGCAAAACGAACGGTCGCTCGTTCGTTAAACTACGCTCGCGGAATACCGACGTCAAGGTGGACCGCATCCACGGGAGGTGGAGATGGAACCGGTCGCGGAGCTGCTAGACCTGCTGGACCTGACGCCGATCGCGACCGACGAGTTCATCGGCCGAAACCCGGAACGGTCCCTGCCGTTCGTGTTCGGAGGTCAGGTCGCGGCCCAGTCCCTGGCCGCTGCGGGACGCACGGTCGACAGCGACCGCAGCGTGCGCTCGCTCCACGCGTACTTCCTCCGCGCCGGCGACCCCACCCGGCCCATCCGTTACCGCGTCGAGCGCACGCACGATGGGCGGTCCTTCTCCGCCCGCCGCGTGGTCGCTTCTCAAGAAGGCGGCGTGATCTTCACGCTGGCCGCGTCCTTCCACATCGCCGAGGACGGGCTGGACCATCAGATCGCCATGCCCGCCGTCCCTCCGCCGGACACGCTGCCCAGGCTGGAGACCTGGCTCGCGCCGCACACGGAGCGCCTCCCTTCGTGGTGGCGCGGGCCCATGGCTGTCGACCTGCGGTACGTCGATGAGCCACCGCACGTCCTGACCCGCGAGCGTGACTGGCAACCACGGCAGGCGCTGTGGATGCGCGCCGACGGCGAGCTCCCCGACGACCCGTTGGTCCACGTGTGCGTCCTGACCTTCGCCTCGGATCTGACGCTGCTCGATCCGGTGCTGCTCGCCCATGGGATCTCCTGGTACACCGGGCGAGTGCGGGCGGCGAGTCTCGATCACGCGCTGTGGTTCCACCGGCCGCTCCGGGCTGACCGCTGGCTCCTCTACGCCCAGGAGAGCCCTACGGCGAGCGGCGCGCGTGGCCTGGCCCGCGGCAGCGTCTTCGACGCCGAAGGAACCCTCGTCGCGACCGTGATGCAGGAAGGCCTCATCCGGCTGCTGGACTGAGGTCCTGGCCAGGCCTTCGCCCAGGGAAAGCCCGTGTGGCAGCGCGGCGTGCCCGCGCTCAGTTCGGGGTCCGCAGCGAGCCCGCGGGTTCCTGGACGCCGAGCTGCCGCAGCACGATGACCGTGTACTTCTCCACGATCTCGTCGAGCGTGAGCGGCCCCTTCGGCCGGTACCACGTCGAGACGTGCACACCGATGGCGAGGATCGCGAACGTCTGCAGTTGGGGATCCACCACGTCCGCCCAGCCCTCAGCCGCGGCCCGCTCCACGAGCTCGCGCAGCGTCGCCTCGTAGCGGTCGCGAAGCTCGATGACCTGGCGCCGGTTCGGCGGCGACAGCGAGCGCAGCTCCGAGTTGCCGATGAAGACATCGCGGGCGCGGGCGGCGTGGAAACGGATGTGGCAGTCGATGGCGGCGCGGAGCTGGTTGAGCGTGCCGGTCTGCCCGGCGATCGCCTCCTGCTGCGCGGCGAGGAGGTCCTCCATGATGCCGACCATGATCCACCGCAGCAGCGTTTCCTTGCCGCTGATGTGGTTGTAGAGGCTGCCGACCTGGATGCCGACCTTCGCCGCGACCTGCCGGAGCGTCGTCGCCTCGTAGCCGTGTCGGAAGAACAGCTCCGCGGCGGCCTCGCGGATAGCCTTGGCGGTCTTAGCGCCGTTCGGCGGGTTGGCCCCCCGCCTCCGTTCGCTCATCCGGTCTCCGCCCTTTCCCTGACGCGCGCTGCTCCCGCCTGATCGTCTTGCGGCGCCGATCCCAGGTAGACATGCCGCACCATGGGATCCTGTGATAGATCATCCGCAGTGCCGGACGCTAGCACACGCCCAGTGTGCAGCAAGTATCCGCGGTCAGCCAGGCGCAGCGCGGCCAGGGCGTTCTGCTCCACCAAGACGATCGTGATGCCCTCATCACGAAGCCGCGCGAGTGCGCTCATGATGCGCTGCACCATCTGCGGGGAAAGCCCGAGACTCGGCTCGTCGAGAAGCAACAGTTTCGGCTTCCCCATGAGTGCCCGGCCGATGGCGAGCATCTGTTGCTCACCGCCCGACAGCGTACCCGCCAGCTGCTGCGCGCGCTCCTCAAGCCTGGGGAACAGGTCATAGACCTGGCGCAGCTCCTCGGCCATCTTGGCCTCTCGGCGCCGTACGTACATCCCGAGCAGCAGGTTGTCCTCGACGGTCAGCGACGAGAAGACCTGCCGTCCCTCCGGCACGAGCAGGCAACCACGCCGCACCATGTCGGCCTGGCTCATACCCGCGGTGTCCTGTCCGTCGAAGACGACCCGGCCCTTGCGCAACGGCAGGGCGCGGGAGACGACGTTGAGCAGCGTCGTTTTGCCGGCCCCGTTCGGCCCGATGAGGGTGACGATCTCGCCGGCTTCGACGTAGAAGTCGACCCCGTCGAGCACCTTGGCACGGCCGTAACTGAAGCTCAGCCCGGTGACCTCAAGAGTTCGCATCGGCGGCCTCCCGCTCGTGCTTCACGACGCCGTCATGCGGGACACCGAGGTAGGCGTCGATGACTGCTTGGTCGGATTGGACCTCCGCCGGTGTCCCGACGGTGAGGGTGCGTCCGAAGTCGAGCACGTGCACCCGGTCGGCGAGGCTCATGACGAACTCCATGTCGTGCTCGATGAGCAGCAGCGACATGCCGCGGGCGCGTAGGCGACGCAGTACCTGCGCAAGCGCCAGCTTCTCCGCGCGATTGAGTCCGGCGCCCGGCTCGTCGAGCAGGAGCACGCGCGGTCGCTGGGCGAGGGCTCGGGCGAGCTCG is a window of Carbonactinospora thermoautotrophica DNA encoding:
- a CDS encoding TetR/AcrR family transcriptional regulator, which codes for MSERRRGANPPNGAKTAKAIREAAAELFFRHGYEATTLRQVAAKVGIQVGSLYNHISGKETLLRWIMVGIMEDLLAAQQEAIAGQTGTLNQLRAAIDCHIRFHAARARDVFIGNSELRSLSPPNRRQVIELRDRYEATLRELVERAAAEGWADVVDPQLQTFAILAIGVHVSTWYRPKGPLTLDEIVEKYTVIVLRQLGVQEPAGSLRTPN
- a CDS encoding hydroxymethylglutaryl-CoA lyase, with protein sequence MSDLPGRVKINEEGPREGFQIEKGPISTERKVEFIEALAETGVRKIDCVSFVNPKRVPQMADAEEVLARIRRKPGVRYTGLWLNLKGLERALASTADVIGAIRVTASDTFARANTGMGREETIEEQRRWLARYREAGVPVEWGYVMTAFGCNYEGDIPVELTVRMVARILELAAEFDVRLSSVYLADTVGHATPRDIQRVVGAVRERWPDLTLGLHLHDTRGLAVANAYAALQLGVAEFDTACAGLGGCPFAAHSGAAGNLCTEEFVFLCEEMGIETGIDLDRLIECAWLAEDIVGHQLPSKMTRGGSLTALRRRLAGTAS
- a CDS encoding ABC transporter ATP-binding protein — protein: MRTLEVTGLSFSYGRAKVLDGVDFYVEAGEIVTLIGPNGAGKTTLLNVVSRALPLRKGRVVFDGQDTAGMSQADMVRRGCLLVPEGRQVFSSLTVEDNLLLGMYVRRREAKMAEELRQVYDLFPRLEERAQQLAGTLSGGEQQMLAIGRALMGKPKLLLLDEPSLGLSPQMVQRIMSALARLRDEGITIVLVEQNALAALRLADRGYLLHTGRVLASGTADDLSQDPMVRHVYLGSAPQDDQAGAARVRERAETG
- a CDS encoding acyl-CoA thioesterase, encoding MEPVAELLDLLDLTPIATDEFIGRNPERSLPFVFGGQVAAQSLAAAGRTVDSDRSVRSLHAYFLRAGDPTRPIRYRVERTHDGRSFSARRVVASQEGGVIFTLAASFHIAEDGLDHQIAMPAVPPPDTLPRLETWLAPHTERLPSWWRGPMAVDLRYVDEPPHVLTRERDWQPRQALWMRADGELPDDPLVHVCVLTFASDLTLLDPVLLAHGISWYTGRVRAASLDHALWFHRPLRADRWLLYAQESPTASGARGLARGSVFDAEGTLVATVMQEGLIRLLD